In a genomic window of Meriones unguiculatus strain TT.TT164.6M chromosome 8, Bangor_MerUng_6.1, whole genome shotgun sequence:
- the Abca2 gene encoding ATP-binding cassette sub-family A member 2 isoform X3, producing MQSLCPDGQRDEFGFLQYANSTVTQLLERLNRVVEEGNLFDPVRPSLGSELEALRQHLEALSSGPSTWENHAARPAVSSFSLNSVARDQRDLWRFLMQNLSLPNSTAQALLAARVDPSEVYHLLFGPLPDLDGKLGFLRKQEPWSHLGGNPLFQMEEWLLAPALLEQLTCAPGSRELGRILTMPEGHQVDLQGYRDAICSGQATARAQRFSDLAAELRNQLDMAKIARQLGLDASNVSDPQQQAPSPQSLQALLGDLLDAQKFLQDVDVLSALALLLPQGACAGRGPAPQASSLSGVANSTGTGANIGPNITTEEVTQPPATPASPDTLQGQCAAFVQLWAGLQPILCGNNRTIEPEALRRGNMSSLGFTSKEQRNLGLLVHLMTSNPKILYAPAGSEADRVILKANETFAFVGNVTHYAQVWLNISSEIRSFLEQGRLQQHLHWLQQYVADLRLHPEAMNLSLEELPPALRQDNFSLPNGTVLLQQLDTIDNAACGWIQFMSKVSVDIFKGFPDEESIVNYTLNQAYQDNVTVFASVIFQTRKDGSLPPHVHYKIRQNSSFTEKTNEIRRAYWRPGPNTGGRFYFLYGFVWIQDMMERAIINTFVGHDVVEPGNYVQMFPYPCYTRDDFLFVIEHMMPLCMVISWVYSVAMTIQHIVAEKEHRLKEVMKTMGLNNAVHWVAWFITGFVQLSISVTALTAILKYGQVLMHSHVLIIWLFLAVYAVATIMFCFLVSVLYSKAKLASACGGIIYFLSYVPYMYVAIREEVAHDKITAFEKCIASLMSTTAFGLGSKYFALYEVAGVGIQWHTFSQSPVEGDDFNLLLAVTMLMVDTVVYGVLTWYIEAVHPGMYGLPRPWYFPLQKSYWLGSGRTEAWEWSWPWAHTPRLSVMEEDQACAMESRHFEETRGMEEEPTHLPLVVCVDKLTKVYKNDKKLALNKLSLNLYENQVVSFLGHNGAGKTTTMSILTGLFPPTSGSATIYGHDIRTEMDEIRKNLGMCPQHNVLFDRLTVEEHLWFYSRLKSMAQAEIRKEMDKMIEDLELSNKRHSLVQTLSGGMKRKLSVAIAFVGGSRAIILDEPTAGVDPYARRAIWDLILKYKPGRTILLSTHHMDEADLLGDRIAIISHGKLKCCGSPLFLKGAYGDGYRLTLVKRPAEPGNSQEPGLSSSPPSRAQLSSCSEPQVSQFIRKHVASSLLVSDTSTELSYILPSEAVKKGAFERLFQQLEHSLDALHLSSFGLMDTTLEEVFLKVSEEDQSLENSEADVKESRKDVLPGTEGLTSVEGQTGNLARCSELAQSQASLQSASSVGSARGDEGAGYTDVYGDYRPLFDNLQDSDNISLQEAEMEAVARVGRGSLKLEGWWLKIRQFHGLLVKRFHCARRNSKALCSQILLPAFFVCVAMTVALSVPEIGDLPPLVLSPSQYHNYTQPRGNFIPYANEERQEYRLRLSPDASPQQLVNTFRLPSGVGATCVLKSPANGSLGPTLNLSSGESRLLAARFFDSMCLESFTQGLPLSNFVPPPPSPAPSDSPMFSEEDSMQAWNTSLSPTTGPETWTSAPSLPHLVHEPIRCTCSAQGTGFSCPSSVGGHPPQMTVVTGDILTDITGHNVSEYLLFTSDRFRLHRYGAITFGNVQKSIPASFGARAPPMVRKIAVRRVAQVLYNNKGYHSMPTYLNSLNNAILRANLPKSKGNPAAYGITVTNHPMNKTSASLSLDYLLQGTDVVIAIFIIVAMSFVPASFVVFLVAEKSTKAKHLQFVSGCNPVIYWLANYVWDMLNYLVPATCCVIILFVFDLPAYTSPTNFPAVLSLFLLYGWSITPIMYPASFWFEVPSSAYVFLIVINLFIGITATVATFLLQLFEHDKDLKVVNSYLKSCFLIFPNYNLGHGLMEMAYNEYINEYYAKIGQFDKMKSPFEWDIVTRGLVAMTVEGFVGFFLTIMCQYNFLRQPQRLPVSTKPVEDDVDVASERQRVLRGDADNDMVKIENLTKVYKSRKIGRILAVDRLCLGVRPGECFGLLGVNGAGKTSTFKMLTGDESTTGGEAFVNGHSVLKDLLQVQQSLGYCPQFDALFDELTAREHLQLYTRLRGIPWKDEAQVVRWALEKLELTKYADKPAGTYSGGNKRKLSTAIALIGYPAFIFLDEPTTGMDPKARRFLWNLILDLIKTGRSVVLTSHSMEECEALCTRLAIMVNGRLRCLGSIQHLKNRFGDGYMITVRTKSSQNVKDVVRFFNRNFPEAMLKERHHTKVQYQLKSEHISLAQVFSKMEQVVGVLGIEDYSVSQTTLDNVFVNFAKKQSDNVEQQEAEPSTLPSPLGLLSLLRPRPAPTELRALVADEPEDLDTEDEGLISFEEERAQLSFNTDTLC from the exons ATGCAATCACTTTGCCCTGATGGCCAACGTGATGAGTTTGGCTTCCTGCAGTATGCCAACTCCAC GGTCACCCAGCTTCTGGAACGCCTCAATCGTGTCGTGGAGGAGGGCAACTTGTTTGACCCAGTGCGGCCCAGCCTGGGCTCAGAGCTTGAGGCCCTGCGTCAACATCTGGAGGCCCTCAGCTCTggccccagcacctgggagaacCACGCAGCCAGACCTGCAG TGTCTTCCTTCTCCCTGAACTCGGTGGCCAGGGACCAGAGGGACCTTTGGCGTTTCCTGATGCAGAACCTGTCACTTCCCAACAGCACagcccaggccctcctggctgCCCGTGTGGACCCTTCTGAG GTCTATCACTTGCTTTTTGGTCCTTTGCCTGACCTGGATGGGAAGTTGGGTTTCCTCAGGAAGCAGGAGCCCTGGAGCCACCTGGGTGGTAATCCTCTATTCCAAATGGAG GAGTGGTTGCTGGCTCCTGCCCTCCTGGAGCAGCTCACCTGTGCACCAGGCTCTAGGGAGCTGGGACGGATTCTTACCATGCCTGAGGGTCATCAGGTAGATCTGCAGGGCTACCGAGATGCTATCTGCAGTGGGCAGGCTACAGCTCGGGCCCAGCGCTTCAGTGATCTGGCCGCTGAGCTCCGGAACCAGCTGGACATGGCCAAGATTGCCCGGCAG CTGGGCTTGGATGCCTCCAACGTCTCAGACCCCCAGCAGCAGGCGCCGTCCCCACAGAGCCTGCAGGCACTCTTAGGGGACCTGCTGGATGCTCAGAAGTTTCTACAGGATGTGGATGTCTTGTCAGCCCTTGCTCTGCTGCTGCCTCAAGGTGCCTGTGCTGGCCGGGGCCCTGCACCTCAAGCTAGCAGCCTGAGTGGAGTGGCCAACAGCACTGGAACAGGGGCAAACATAGGTCCCAACATCACCACTGAGGAGGTCACCCAACCACCTGCCACCCCTGCCTCTCCTGACACTCTGCAAGGCCAGTGCGCAGCCTTTGTGCAGCTCTGGGCTGGCCTGCAGCCCATCTTGTGTGGCAACAACCG CACCATTGAGCCTGAAGCACTTCGGAGGGGCAACATGAGCTCCCTGGGCTTCACAAGCAAAGAACAGCGGAACCTGGGCCTTCTTGTGCACCTCATgaccagcaaccccaaaatccTGTATGCACCAGCGGGCTCTGAAGCTGACCGTGTCATCctcaag GCCAATGAGACCTTTGCCTTTGTGGGCAATGTGACACACTACGCCCAGGTCTGGCTCAACATCTCCTCAGAGATTCGAAGCTTTCTGGAGCAAGGGAGGCTGCAGCAGCATCTACACTGGCTGCAGCAG TATGTGGCTGATCTGCGGCTGCACCCTGAAGCAATGAACCTGTCGCTGGAGGAACTGCCACCTGCCCTGCGCCAGGACAACTTTTCACTGCCTAATGGCACAGTCCTTTTGCAACAGCTGGACACAATTGACAATGCAGCCTGTGGCTGGATCCAGTTCATGTCCAAG GTGAGTGTAGACATCTTTAAGGGTTTTCCTGATGAGGAGAGCATTGTCAACTACACCCTCAACCAGGCGTACCAGGACAACGTCACAGTGTTTGCCA GCGTGATTTTCCAGACACGGAAGGATGGCTCTCTCCCTCCACACGTACATTACAAGATTCGCCAGAACTCAAGCTTCACTGAGAAAACCAATGAGATCCGCCGTGCTTATTGGCGCCCAGGGCCCAACACGGGTGGTCGCTTCTACTTCCTCTATGGCTTCGTTTGGATCCAGG ACATGATGGAGCGTGCCATCATCAACACATTCGTGGGGCATGACGTGGTGGAACCTGGCAACTACGTGCAGATGTTCCCATATCCCTGCTACACCCGTGATGA CTTCCTGTTTGTCATCGAGCACATGATGCCACTGTGCATGGTGATCTCCTGGGTCTATTCTGTGGCCATGACTATCCAACACATTGTGGCAGAGAAGGAACATCGGCTCAAGGAG GTGATGAAGACGATGGGCCTGAACAATGCTGTGCACTGGGTGGCCTGGTTTATCACAGGCTTTGTGCAGCTGTCCATCTCAGTGACTGCTCTAACTGCCATCCTCAAGTATGGCCAGGTGCTCATGCACAGCCACGTACTCATTATCTGGCTCTTCCTTGCTGTCTACGCTGTGGCCACTATCATGTTCTG CTTCCTGGTGTCTGTGCTATACTCTAAGGCTAAATTGGCCTCAGCCTGTGGTGGCATCATCTACTTCTTGAGCTACGTTCCCTACATGTATGTAGCAATCCGAGAGGAAGTGGCCCACGATAAGATCACTGCCTTCGAGAAGTGCATTGCG TCCCTGATGTCCACAACAGCCTTTGGCCTGGGCTCCAAGTACTTTGCTCTGTATGAAGTGGCAGGTGTGGGTATCCAGTGGCACACGTTCAGCCAGTCCCCAGTGGAAGGGGATGACTTCAACCTGCTTCTTGCTGTCACCATGCTTATGGTGGATACAGTGGTCTATGGCGTGCTCACTTGGTACATTGAGGCGGTTCACCCAG GTATGTATGGGCTGCCCCGGCCCTGGTACTTCCCACTGCAGAAGTCCTATTGGCTGGGCAGTGGGCGAACAGAGGCCTGGGAGTGGAGCTGGCCATGGGCACACACACCACGCCTCAGTGTTATGGAGGAGGACCAGGCCTGTGCCATGGAGAGCCGGCACTTTG AGGAGACACGCGGTATGGAAGAGGAGCCCACCCACCTGCCCTTGGTCGTCTGTGTGGACAAGCTCACCAAGGTCTATAAGAATGACAAGAAGCTGGCCTTAAACAAACTGAGCCTCAATCTCTATGAGAATCAGGTGGTGTCTTTCCTAGGCCACAATGGAGCTGGCAAGACCACTACCAT GTCTATCCTGACTGGACTGTTCCCACCCACATCGGGCTCAGCCACTATCTATGGGCATGACATCCGCACAGAGATGGATGAGATCCGTAAGAACCTGGGCATGTGCCCACAGCACAATGTGCTCTTTGACCGACTCACTGTGGAGGAGCACCTCTGGTTCTACTCTAGGCTCAAGAGCATGGCACAAGCGGAGATCCGAAAAGAGATGGACAA GATGATTGAGGACCTAGAGTTGTCCAACAAGCGGCACTCACTGGTACAGACGCTGTCTGGAGGCATGAAGCGCAAGCTCTCAGTAGCCATTGCCTTTGTGGGTGGCTCTAGAGCCATCATCTTAGATGAGCCCACTGCTGGTGTGGACCCCTATGCTCGCCGTGCTATCTGGGACCTCATTCTGAAGTATAAGCCAG GCCGCACCATCCTCCTGTCCACCCACCACATGGATGAGGCCGACCTGCTGGGGGATCGCATTGCCATCATTTCCCATGGAAAGCTCAAATGCTGTggctctcccctcttcctcaagGGTGCCTATGGCGATGGGTACCGCCTCACATTGGTCAAGCGGCCTGCAGAGCCTGGAAACTCCCAAG aACCAGGGCTGTCATCCAGCCCCCCCAGTCGTGCTCAGCTGAGCAGCTGCTCAGAGCCCCAGGTGTCCCAGTTCATCCGCAAGCATGTGGCTTCCTCCCTGCTGGTCTCAGACACTAGCACTGAACTCTCCTACATCCTGCCCAGTGAGGCTGTCAAGAAGGGGGCCTTTGAGCGCCTCTTCCAG CAATTAGAGCACAGCCTGGATGCACTGCATCTGAGCAGTTTTGGGCTGATGGATACAACCCTGGAGGAGGTGTTCCTCAAGGTGTCTGAAGAGGACCAGTCACTGGAGAACAGTGAGGCTG ATGTGAAGGAGTCCAGGAAGGATGTGTTACCTGGGACAGAGGGCCTGACATCTGTGGAGGGTCAAACTGGCAACCTGGCTCGATGCTCAGAGCTGGCACAGTCCCAGGCATCACTGCAGTCTGCATCCTCTGTGGGCTCTGCCCGCGGTGATGAGGGCGCTGGCTACACTGATGTCTACGGTGACTACCGTCCCCTCTTTGACAACTTGCAGGACTCAGACAACATCAGCTTACAAG AGGCAGAAATGGAGGCCGTGGCTCGGGTAGGCCGGGGCAGCCTCAAGCTAGAGGGTTGGTGGCTGAAGATACGACAGTTCCATGGGCTCCTGGTGAAGCGCTTCCACTGTGCTCGCCGAAACTCCAAGGCCCTGTGTTCTCAGATCCTGCTGCCTGCCTTCTTTGTTTGTGTGGCCATGACCGTAGCATTGTCTGTCCCTGAGATTG GTGACCTGCCTCCACTGGTCCTGTCACCTTCTCAGTACCACAACTACACCCAGCCCCGTGGCAACTTTATTCCTTATGCCAATGAGGAGCGCCAGGAGTACCG ATTACGGCTGTCACCTGATGCCAGCCCCCAGCAGCTGGTGAACACATTCCGGCTGCCCTCTGGTGTGGGTGCCACTTGTGTGCTCAAGTCTCCTGCCAATGGCTCCCTGGGGCCCACGCTGAACCTGAGCAGTGGAGAGTCCCGCCTGCTGGCTGCACGGTTCTTCGACAGCATGTGCCTGGAGTCCTTCACACAGGGGCTGCCGCTGTCCAACTTCGTGCCACCCCCACCCTCGCCTGCCCCCTCTGACTCACCCATGTTCTCGGAGGAGGACTCGATGCAAGCCTGGAATACTTCCCTGTCACCTACTACTGGACCAG AGACATGGACGTCGGCGCCTTCTCTGCCACACCTAGTGCATGAGCCCATCCGCTGTACCTGCTCTGCACAGGGCACAGGCTTTTCTTGCCCCAGCAGTGTGGGTGGGCATCCACCCCAGATGACAGTGGTCACAGGTGACATCCTGACTGACATCACTGGCCATAATGTCTCTGAGTACCTGCTCTTCACCTCTGACCGTTTCCGGCTACACCG TTATGGAGCCATCACCTTTGGTAATGTTCAGAAGTCTATCCCAGCATCTTTTGGTGCCCGGGCTCCACCTATGGTGCGGAAGATTGCAGTGCGAAGGGTGGCCCAG GTGCTCTACAATAACAAGGGCTACCACAGCATGCCCACCTACCTCAACAGCCTCAACAATGCTATCCTGCGTGCAAACCTGCCCAAAAGCAAGGGAAATCCAGCAGCCTATG GCATCACTGTCACCAACCACCCCATGAACAAGACTAGTGCTAGCCTCTCCCTGGATTACCT ACTGCAGGGCACAGATGTAGTCATCGCCATCTTTATCATTGTGGCCATGTCCTTCGTGCCAGCCAGTTTCGTGGTCTTCCTCGTTGCAGAGAAATCCACCAAGGCCAAACACCTGCAATTTGTCAGCGGATGCAACCCTGTCATCTACTGGCTAGCCAACTACGTGTGGGACATG CTCAATTACCTGGTCCCAGCCACCTGCTGTGTCATCATCCTATTTGTCTTTGACCTCCCGGCCTACACATCACCCACCAACTTCCCAGCAGTGCTTTCCTTGTTTCTGCTCTATGG GTGGTCCATCACACCCATTATGTACCCGGCCTCCTTCTGGTTTGAGGTCCCTAGCTCAGCCTATGTGTTCCTCATCGTTATCAATCTTTTCATTGGCATCACAGCCACTGTGGCCACCTTCCTTCTGCAGCTTTTTGAGCATGACAAG GATCTAAAGGTTGTCAACAGTTACCTGAAAAGCTGCTTCCTCATCTTCCCGAACTACAACCTCGGCCATggactcatggagatggcctacaATGAGTACATCAATGAATACTACGCCAAAATTG GCCAGTTTGACAAGATGAAGTCCCCATTTGAGTGGGACATTGTCACACGTGGACTAGTGGCCATGACAGTTGAGGGCTTCGTGGGATTCTTCCTCACCATCATGTGCCAATATAACTTCCTGCGGCAGCCACA ACGCCTGCCTGTGTCTACTAAACCTGTGGAGGATGACGTAGATGTGGCCAGTGAGCGGCAGAGAGTGCTCCGTGGGGATGCTGACAATGACATGGTCAAGATTGAGAACCTGACCAAG GTGTACAAGTCTCGGAAGATTGGCCGTATCCTGGCAGTGGACCGCCTTTGCCTGGGTGTGCGCCCTGGAGAGTGCTTTGGGCTCCTTGGTGTCAATGGTGCAGGAAAGACCAGCACCTTCAAGATGTTGACTGGTGATGAGAGCACGACAGGGGGCGAGGCCTTTGTCAATGGACACAG TGTGCTCAAGGACCTGCTCCAGGTACAGCAGAGCCTTGGCTACTGCCCACAGTTTGATGCCCTGTTTGATGAGCTCACAGCTCGTGAACACCTGCAGCTGTACACTCGGCTTCGTGGCATCCCCTGGAAGGATGAAGCACAG GTGGTGAGGTGGGCCCTAGAGAAGCTGGAATTGACAAAGTATGCAGACAAGCCAGCTGGTACCTACAGTGGTGGCAATAAACGGAAGCTATCTACAGCCATTGCACTCATTGGGTATCCTGCCTTCATCTTTCTA GATGAACCCACCACTGGCATGGACCCTAAGGCCCGGCGCTTTCTCTGGAACCTCATTCTGGACCTCATCAAGACAGGACGTTCAGTGGTGCTGACATCACACAG CATGGAGGAGTGTGAAGCTCTGTGCACACGACTGGCCATCATGGTGAATGGACGACTGCGCTGCCTGGGCAGCATCCAGCACCTCAAGAACAG GTTTGGAGATGGCTACATGATCACTGTAAGGACCAAAAGCAGCCAGAATGTGAAGGATGTAGTTCGGTTCTTCAACCGGAACTTCCCAGAGGCCATGCTCAAG gAACGGCATCATACAAAGGTGCAATATCAGCTCAAGTCAGAGCATATTTCTCTGGCTCAAGTGTTCAGCAAGATGGAGCAGGTAGTGGGTGTGCTGGGCATCGAGGACTACTCAGTCAGTCAGACCACCCTGGACAAT GTGTTTGTGAATTTTGCCAAGAAGCAGAGTGACAATGTGGAGCAGCAAGAGGCTGAACCCTCAACCTTGCCATCCCCCCTTGGACTACTCAGCCTTCTGAGGCCCCGCCCTGCACCCACAGAGCTCCGGGCACTGGTGGCTGATGAGCCTGAGGACCTGGACACAGAGGATGAGGGGCTCATCAGCTTTGAGGAAGAGCGG GCGCAGCTCTCCTTCAACACGGACACACTCTGCTGA